From a single Rhodococcus qingshengii JCM 15477 genomic region:
- a CDS encoding serine/threonine protein kinase, with protein MPDNYQRPPNNQAWSQSGPQPPQLGYRAAPQSYPPPQGFPPAPPRGNPPPRRPGWVIPVSVIGVITVLALFGGLAWVLWPKDVPNSAAGGAAHTTISAANTPGTTTTAPSTTSPTTTRAANFPAGASACPGGQPAGSYKESATSGGKTSCEFAEAVRIAYGNSGATGASSTVSARSPVTGKEYTMACKVTSGIVTCTGGDNAVVYLR; from the coding sequence GTGCCGGACAACTATCAGCGGCCACCGAACAACCAGGCATGGTCGCAATCCGGTCCACAGCCGCCGCAGTTGGGCTACCGAGCCGCGCCGCAGTCGTATCCCCCGCCCCAGGGATTCCCGCCTGCACCGCCACGTGGAAATCCGCCGCCGCGTCGGCCCGGCTGGGTGATTCCGGTATCCGTAATCGGAGTCATCACTGTGTTGGCTCTCTTCGGCGGGCTTGCCTGGGTCCTCTGGCCGAAGGACGTCCCCAACTCGGCCGCCGGTGGCGCCGCCCACACCACCATCAGCGCCGCGAACACACCCGGCACCACGACAACCGCTCCCAGCACGACATCCCCGACGACCACACGCGCCGCGAACTTCCCGGCCGGTGCGTCCGCCTGCCCCGGCGGGCAGCCGGCCGGAAGTTACAAGGAGTCCGCGACAAGTGGGGGCAAAACTTCATGTGAGTTTGCCGAGGCGGTTCGGATCGCCTACGGGAACTCCGGTGCAACCGGTGCATCCAGCACCGTGTCCGCACGTAGTCCGGTGACCGGCAAGGAGTACACGATGGCATGCAAGGTGACCTCCGGCATCGTCACCTGTACCGGCGGAGACAACGCGGTTGTGTACTTGCGCTGA
- the aceA gene encoding isocitrate lyase, with amino-acid sequence MSTTGTPKTAAELQQDWDTNPRWKGVTRNYTADQVVKLQGTVVEEQTLARRGSEILWDLVNNEDYINSLGALTGNMAVQQVRAGLKAIYLSGWQVAGDANLSGHTYPDQSLYPANSVPTVVRRINNALLRADEIAKTEGDTSVSNWLAPIVADAEAGFGGALNAYELQKAMIGAGAAGVHWEDQLASEKKCGHLGGKVLIPTQQHIRTLTSARLASDVADVPSVIIARTDAEAATLITSDVDERDRPFLDGTRTAEGFYGVKNGIEPCIARAKAYAPYADLIWMETGVPDLEVAKKFAESVRSEFPDQLLAYNCSPSFNWKAHLDDATIAKFQKELGAMGFKFQFITLAGFHSLNYGMFDLAYGYAREGMTAFVDLQEREFKAAEERGFTAIKHQREVGAGYFDTIATTVDPNTSTAALKGSTEEGQFH; translated from the coding sequence ATGTCGACCACCGGCACCCCGAAGACCGCAGCTGAGCTCCAGCAGGATTGGGACACCAACCCTCGCTGGAAGGGCGTTACTCGTAACTACACGGCCGATCAGGTCGTCAAGCTCCAGGGCACCGTCGTCGAGGAGCAGACCCTCGCTCGTCGCGGATCCGAGATCCTGTGGGATCTCGTGAACAACGAGGACTACATCAACTCCCTCGGTGCACTTACCGGCAACATGGCTGTGCAGCAGGTTCGCGCCGGCCTGAAGGCCATCTACCTCTCCGGTTGGCAGGTTGCCGGCGATGCGAACCTCTCGGGCCACACGTACCCGGACCAGAGCCTCTACCCGGCCAACTCGGTTCCGACCGTCGTCCGTCGCATCAACAACGCACTGCTGCGCGCCGACGAGATCGCCAAGACCGAGGGTGACACCTCCGTCAGCAACTGGCTCGCTCCGATCGTTGCCGACGCCGAAGCCGGCTTCGGTGGCGCTCTCAACGCTTACGAGCTGCAGAAGGCCATGATCGGCGCCGGCGCTGCCGGTGTCCACTGGGAGGATCAGCTCGCTTCGGAGAAGAAGTGCGGCCACCTCGGCGGCAAGGTGCTCATCCCCACGCAGCAGCACATCCGCACCCTGACCTCGGCTCGCCTGGCTTCCGACGTCGCGGACGTTCCGTCCGTCATCATCGCCCGCACCGACGCTGAGGCCGCAACCCTCATCACCTCCGACGTAGACGAGCGTGACCGCCCGTTCCTCGACGGAACCCGCACGGCTGAAGGCTTCTACGGCGTCAAGAACGGCATCGAGCCCTGCATCGCTCGCGCCAAGGCTTACGCACCGTACGCAGACCTCATCTGGATGGAGACCGGCGTGCCGGATCTCGAGGTTGCAAAGAAGTTCGCCGAGTCCGTTCGCAGCGAATTCCCGGACCAGCTCCTGGCCTACAACTGCTCCCCTTCCTTCAACTGGAAGGCGCACCTGGACGACGCGACCATCGCGAAGTTCCAGAAGGAGCTCGGCGCAATGGGCTTCAAGTTCCAGTTCATCACGCTGGCCGGCTTCCACTCGCTCAACTACGGCATGTTCGACCTTGCCTACGGCTACGCCCGCGAAGGCATGACGGCATTCGTCGACCTGCAGGAGCGCGAGTTCAAGGCTGCCGAAGAGCGTGGCTTCACCGCCATCAAGCACCAGCGTGAGGTTGGCGCCGGCTACTTCGACACCATCGCCACCACCGTTGACCCCAACACCTCGACGGCAGCTCTCAAGGGCTCCACCGAAGAGGGACAGTTCCACTAA
- a CDS encoding 3-hydroxybutyryl-CoA dehydrogenase, protein MTSEKIQRVGVIGAGIMGAGIAEVCARAHVDVLVFEQTRELAAAGRSRILRSLDRGVSSGKITEREREQAAWRLRFTSDLGDFADRQLVVEAVVEDEKIKSEIFAELDAVVTDPDAVLASNTSSIPIMKLGISTKRPERVIGMHFFNPVPVLPLVELVTTLKTSASVSQRAEAFASDILGKQVVRSADRSGFVVNALLVPYLLSAIRMVESGFATKEDIDKATVLGLAHPMGPLALTDLVGLDTVKSIADSMYEEFKEPLYSAPPLLLRMVEAGLTGKKSGAGFYEYADNGRSTKQAS, encoded by the coding sequence GTGACCAGCGAAAAAATTCAGCGCGTCGGCGTTATCGGCGCCGGAATCATGGGTGCCGGAATCGCCGAGGTGTGCGCCCGCGCACATGTCGATGTTCTGGTCTTCGAGCAGACTCGCGAGCTTGCAGCAGCCGGGCGTTCACGCATCCTGCGTTCGCTCGACCGCGGCGTGAGCAGCGGAAAGATCACAGAACGTGAGCGTGAGCAGGCCGCATGGCGCCTGCGTTTCACCTCCGATCTGGGAGATTTCGCGGACCGCCAGCTCGTCGTGGAGGCCGTCGTCGAAGACGAGAAGATCAAGAGCGAAATCTTCGCCGAGCTCGACGCGGTCGTGACGGACCCGGATGCGGTTCTCGCGTCCAACACGTCGTCGATCCCGATCATGAAGCTCGGCATCTCGACCAAGCGTCCCGAGCGAGTCATCGGCATGCACTTCTTCAACCCGGTTCCGGTTCTGCCGCTCGTCGAATTGGTGACGACGCTCAAGACCAGTGCCTCCGTCTCGCAGCGCGCCGAGGCTTTTGCCAGCGACATCCTCGGCAAGCAGGTCGTCCGCAGTGCCGACCGCTCCGGCTTCGTCGTCAACGCACTCCTGGTGCCGTACCTGCTCTCGGCGATCCGCATGGTCGAGTCGGGCTTCGCGACCAAGGAAGACATCGACAAGGCAACGGTTCTCGGCCTCGCGCACCCCATGGGTCCGCTGGCTCTGACGGACCTGGTCGGACTCGACACCGTCAAGTCCATCGCCGACTCCATGTACGAAGAGTTCAAGGAGCCGCTGTACTCCGCTCCGCCGCTGCTCCTGCGTATGGTCGAAGCCGGATTGACCGGCAAGAAGTCCGGCGCGGGCTTCTACGAATACGCCGACAACGGTCGCTCCACCAAGCAGGCAAGCTAA
- the metE gene encoding 5-methyltetrahydropteroyltriglutamate--homocysteine S-methyltransferase has protein sequence MSSSTAAFGSSVLGYPRIGPRRELKRALESYWHGTSDKDALLAVAKELQESTWSELAATGLSQVPGNTFSFYDHVLDNALLFGAVPERFKPLEGALEPLDFYFTMARGRPDFPPLELVRFFGTNYYYRQPEIDANTVFSLNSDALLDEFERAKARGIELRPVIMGPVSLLLLSKVGPATEKSDPNFTPLDLLDALLPEYEKLFEQLAKAGATCVQLDEPSVTEDRTPEELAALGRAYEKLSTAPLRPRLLVTGPYGKFGEALNILAPTKIEAFGLDLVHGKITAEELAAVPNIKRKRIYAGVVDGRNVWRVDRFNTLTYLNELKDVVPDLVVSTSSSLLHVPYDVLSEYDIPGDVADRLAFAKQKVGEVVSLAKALTEGPSDKWRKRPTKVHFKLKHAVRARVNAIKPEDRVRAPYEERRKAQQERLNLPLVPAQTLGSFPQTDAIRQARYELGQGRLEWDDYYKRIQEEIERTIRLQEDIGLDVFVHGEHERNDMVQYFAELLEGYAFTHNGWVQAYGSRCTRPPILYGDIARPKPMTVEWIAYAQSLTDKPVKGMLTGPVTMIARSFVRQDQPLYETAEQLALVIRDEIADLEAAGIAIIQVDEPAIRELLPLREDGREAYLEWAVDAFRLATGGAKPETQIHTHLTYSARSSVVDAIERLDADVTAIVATRSITWVLEALKEGALTHGVGPGVYESRSARIPDIDELDELLTEASESISLDRLWANPDGGLKTRHPWQLEPSLRNMVAAARRLRRRAEQAERDAG, from the coding sequence ATGTCCAGCAGCACTGCAGCATTCGGCTCCAGCGTCCTGGGGTATCCGCGCATCGGGCCGCGCCGTGAGCTCAAGCGCGCCCTCGAGTCCTACTGGCACGGCACTTCGGACAAGGACGCACTTCTCGCGGTCGCCAAGGAACTCCAGGAATCGACCTGGAGCGAATTGGCTGCGACGGGATTGAGCCAGGTTCCCGGCAACACCTTCTCCTTCTACGATCACGTGCTCGACAATGCGCTGCTCTTCGGCGCAGTGCCGGAGCGGTTCAAGCCGCTCGAGGGCGCCCTCGAGCCGCTCGATTTCTACTTCACGATGGCCCGCGGCCGCCCGGACTTCCCGCCTCTCGAGCTGGTGCGCTTCTTCGGTACGAACTACTACTACCGTCAGCCCGAGATCGACGCGAACACAGTGTTCTCGCTCAACTCGGATGCACTTCTCGACGAGTTCGAACGTGCGAAGGCGCGCGGCATCGAATTGCGCCCCGTCATCATGGGGCCCGTCTCGCTGCTTCTGCTTTCGAAGGTCGGACCTGCCACCGAGAAGTCCGATCCGAACTTCACCCCGCTCGACCTGTTGGACGCGCTCCTGCCCGAGTACGAGAAGCTCTTCGAGCAGCTCGCCAAGGCCGGTGCGACATGTGTTCAGTTGGACGAGCCTTCGGTCACCGAGGATCGCACCCCCGAGGAGCTAGCCGCTCTGGGACGTGCGTACGAGAAGCTTTCGACGGCCCCGCTGCGCCCGCGCCTGTTGGTGACGGGTCCGTACGGCAAGTTCGGCGAAGCCCTCAACATCTTGGCGCCCACCAAGATCGAAGCCTTCGGTCTGGACTTGGTGCACGGCAAGATCACGGCCGAGGAACTGGCCGCGGTGCCGAACATCAAGCGCAAGCGCATCTACGCGGGCGTCGTCGACGGTCGCAACGTCTGGCGCGTCGACCGGTTCAACACCTTGACGTACCTGAACGAACTCAAAGACGTTGTGCCTGACCTCGTCGTCTCCACGTCGTCGTCGCTGCTGCACGTGCCGTACGACGTGCTCTCCGAGTACGACATTCCGGGAGACGTCGCAGACCGTCTGGCTTTTGCGAAGCAGAAGGTCGGCGAAGTCGTCTCACTGGCGAAGGCGCTCACCGAAGGTCCTTCGGACAAGTGGCGTAAGCGTCCGACGAAGGTGCACTTCAAGCTCAAGCACGCTGTCCGTGCTCGGGTGAACGCGATCAAGCCCGAAGATCGTGTGCGTGCACCGTACGAGGAGCGTCGTAAAGCTCAGCAGGAACGGTTGAATCTGCCGTTGGTGCCGGCCCAGACACTGGGTTCGTTCCCGCAGACCGACGCGATTCGCCAGGCTCGTTACGAACTCGGCCAGGGGCGTTTGGAATGGGACGACTACTACAAGCGCATCCAGGAAGAGATCGAGCGCACAATCCGTCTGCAAGAGGACATCGGTCTCGATGTTTTCGTGCACGGCGAGCACGAGCGCAACGACATGGTCCAGTACTTCGCCGAACTGCTCGAGGGCTATGCCTTCACGCACAACGGTTGGGTTCAGGCCTACGGATCTCGGTGCACGCGTCCGCCGATTCTCTACGGCGACATCGCACGTCCGAAGCCGATGACGGTCGAGTGGATTGCGTACGCGCAGTCGCTGACCGACAAGCCGGTCAAGGGCATGCTGACGGGTCCGGTCACCATGATCGCCCGTTCGTTCGTTCGCCAGGATCAGCCGCTCTACGAAACGGCAGAGCAACTGGCACTTGTCATTCGAGACGAAATCGCGGATCTCGAAGCTGCCGGAATCGCCATCATCCAGGTGGACGAACCGGCAATTCGTGAACTGCTGCCACTGCGTGAGGACGGCCGGGAGGCCTACCTGGAGTGGGCCGTCGACGCGTTCCGTCTGGCAACAGGTGGAGCGAAGCCGGAAACACAGATCCACACACATCTGACGTACTCCGCTCGGTCGTCGGTGGTCGACGCCATCGAACGGTTGGACGCCGATGTGACGGCTATCGTCGCGACCCGCTCCATCACGTGGGTTCTCGAAGCACTCAAGGAAGGCGCGCTCACGCACGGCGTCGGCCCCGGTGTCTACGAATCTCGCTCAGCTCGGATTCCCGACATCGACGAACTCGACGAATTGCTCACCGAGGCAAGCGAATCGATCTCTCTCGATCGCTTGTGGGCAAATCCGGACGGCGGCCTCAAGACCCGCCATCCGTGGCAACTCGAGCCTTCGCTGCGCAATATGGTTGCGGCCGCGAGGCGCCTGCGTCGTCGGGCCGAGCAAGCCGAGCGCGACGCCGGGTAA
- a CDS encoding NAD(P)-dependent alcohol dehydrogenase yields MVTAAAYAATSADGPLEKTTVERRELGPLDILIDIKFAGICHSDIHTARNEWGGAKYPIVPGHEIAGVVAAVGSDVTKHKVGDRVGVGCFVDSCGECDACTAGEEQYCRKGVTGTYNATGRDGERTQGGYSTHIVVTEHFVLSIPEGIELDVAAPLLCAGITLYSPLRHWNAGPGKKVAIIGFGGLGHVGVKIAKALGAEVTVLSQTLGKKDDGLRLGADHYYATNDRETFKALRGEFDLILNTVSVNLDIDAYMSLLAINGTLVELGLPEKPIEVRAFSLAANRRSLAGSMVGGIPQTQEMLDFCAEHGIGAEIELIPASDINDAYERVIKSDVRYRFVIDTATI; encoded by the coding sequence ATGGTTACTGCTGCTGCTTATGCCGCGACGTCCGCTGACGGTCCCCTCGAGAAGACCACTGTCGAACGCCGCGAGCTCGGTCCACTGGACATTCTCATCGACATCAAATTTGCCGGCATCTGCCATTCCGACATCCACACCGCTCGCAACGAGTGGGGCGGAGCGAAGTACCCGATCGTCCCCGGACACGAAATCGCCGGCGTCGTCGCCGCCGTGGGGTCCGATGTCACCAAGCACAAGGTCGGCGACCGAGTGGGCGTCGGCTGCTTCGTCGACTCGTGCGGGGAGTGCGACGCCTGCACCGCCGGTGAAGAGCAGTACTGCCGCAAGGGTGTGACGGGTACGTACAACGCCACCGGCCGCGACGGCGAGCGCACTCAGGGTGGCTACTCGACGCACATCGTCGTCACCGAGCACTTCGTGCTCTCGATCCCGGAGGGCATCGAACTCGACGTTGCAGCGCCGCTCCTGTGCGCGGGCATCACCTTGTACTCACCGCTGCGGCACTGGAACGCCGGCCCCGGCAAGAAGGTCGCCATCATCGGTTTCGGCGGCCTCGGGCACGTCGGCGTGAAGATCGCCAAGGCGCTCGGAGCGGAAGTCACCGTCCTGAGCCAGACGCTCGGCAAGAAAGACGACGGGCTTCGCCTCGGCGCCGATCACTACTACGCGACCAACGACCGTGAGACGTTCAAGGCTCTTCGCGGCGAGTTCGACCTGATCCTCAACACGGTCTCGGTCAACCTCGACATCGACGCCTACATGTCCTTGCTTGCCATCAACGGCACTCTCGTCGAACTCGGCCTGCCCGAGAAGCCGATCGAAGTTCGAGCATTCTCGCTCGCCGCAAACCGTCGTAGCCTCGCCGGTTCCATGGTCGGAGGTATCCCGCAGACACAGGAGATGCTCGACTTCTGCGCCGAGCACGGCATCGGCGCAGAAATCGAACTGATTCCGGCGAGCGACATCAACGACGCTTACGAGCGCGTGATCAAGAGCGACGTCCGATACCGATTCGTGATCGACACCGCA